A stretch of Streptococcus chenjunshii DNA encodes these proteins:
- a CDS encoding PTS sugar transporter subunit IIA, translated as MNLAQAFKENQSIRLGLTAEDWKEAVRLSVDPLIDSGAVKEEYYQAIIDSTDEYGPYYILMPGMAMPHARPEAGVNRDAFSLVTLTKPVVFPDGKEVSVLLALAATSSEIHTSVAIPQIIALFELDNSIERLVNCQTPEDVLAMVEESKDSPYLEGLDLDS; from the coding sequence ATGAATTTAGCACAAGCTTTTAAAGAAAACCAGTCTATACGTCTGGGGCTGACGGCAGAAGACTGGAAGGAGGCGGTCAGACTGTCTGTCGATCCTTTAATTGACAGCGGAGCCGTTAAAGAAGAATACTACCAAGCCATCATTGATTCAACTGATGAATACGGACCTTATTATATTTTGATGCCCGGTATGGCTATGCCCCATGCCCGTCCCGAAGCCGGCGTCAACCGTGATGCCTTTTCGTTAGTGACACTCACTAAACCCGTTGTTTTTCCAGACGGAAAAGAGGTATCTGTCCTTCTGGCTTTGGCGGCAACCAGTTCGGAAATTCATACTTCTGTGGCTATTCCGCAGATTATTGCTCTGTTTGAACTTGACAATTCAATTGAACGTTTAGTAAACTGTCAGACTCCCGAGGACGTTTTAGCGATGGTGGAAGAATCGAAAGACAGCCCTTATCTTGAAGGACTGGACTTGGATTCTTAA
- a CDS encoding PTS sugar transporter subunit IIB, producing the protein MVKVLTACGNGMGSSMVIKMKVENALRQLGVTNIESASCSVGEAKGLASGYDIVVASNHLIKELEGRTDGHLVGLDNLMDDNEIKTKLQAIL; encoded by the coding sequence ATGGTTAAAGTACTTACAGCTTGCGGTAACGGGATGGGTTCATCAATGGTAATCAAAATGAAGGTTGAAAACGCTCTGCGTCAGCTTGGGGTTACCAATATTGAATCGGCTTCCTGTTCAGTTGGTGAAGCTAAAGGCTTAGCTTCAGGCTATGATATTGTTGTTGCTTCCAATCACCTGATCAAGGAGCTGGAGGGCCGTACTGACGGGCACCTTGTCGGCCTTGATAATTTGATGGATGACAACGAAATCAAGACGAAATTACAGGCTATTTTGTAA